One window from the genome of Eucalyptus grandis isolate ANBG69807.140 chromosome 7, ASM1654582v1, whole genome shotgun sequence encodes:
- the LOC104453918 gene encoding uncharacterized protein LOC104453918: MATATPPPSPPPPPPPADFWTVLSESQRILKAHSRHFLALSVLFLLPLSFCVAAYPTLHRLLLSSFSSFSDPYHAQALLRRSPLLNQPAEYHQSSVDASSVLVSVGYTCFLTLLSICATCSITYSVLQGFYGRPVKLPSAIKSIGTSFFPLLATLICTQAITSSIVIGSGILGFLILKGAELAIGHEISYSSPYFLGLAAAIAVALVLVLAYLQVQWGLANVIVVAESSYGFAPLRRSAYLVKGMRGVALSLTLFFGVLSGFVVCIGTLSTSESVIDGNEWRRWYFVAQIVSTSSCLTVLMQLSLAATVVLYMYCKALHGELAIEIAEEFAREYVSLPFDDEKVLCRARLIDS, encoded by the coding sequence atggcgacggcgacgccaCCACCTTcaccgcctcctccgccgccgccggctgaCTTCTGGACCGTGTTATCGGAATCGCAGCGCATACTCAAAGCCCACTCCCGCCACTTCCTCGCCCTCTCCGtgctcttcctcctccccctctccTTCTGCGTCGCCGCCTACCCCACTCTCCACcgcctcctcctcagctccttctcctccttctcggACCCGTATCATGCCCAGGCCCTCCTCCGGCGCTCCCCCCTCCTCAATCAACCGGCCGAATACCACCAAAGCAGCGTCGACGCGAGCAGCGTCCTCGTCAGCGTGGGGTACACCTGCTTCCTCACGCTCCTGTCCATCTGCGCCACGTGTTCCATCACCTACAGCGTCCTCCAGGGGTTCTACGGCCGGCCGGTCAAGCTCCCGTCGGCGATCAAGTCCATCGGGACGTCCTTCTTCCCGCTCTTGGCCACGCTCATCTGCACCCAAGCCATCACCTCCTCGATCGTGATCGGTTCCGGAATCTTAGGGTTCTTGATCCTCAAAGGGGCCGAACTCGCTATCGGACACGAAATCAGCTATTCCTCGCCTTACTTTCTCGGATTAGCTGCGGCGATCGCGGTGGccctggtgctggtgctggcgTATCTGCAAGTGCAGTGGGGTCTGGCGAACGTGATCGTGGTGGCCGAATCGAGCTACGGGTTCGCTCCGCTGCGGCGGAGCGCTTATCTGGTGAAGGGGATGAGAGGCGTGGCGCTGTCGCTGACGCTGTTCTTCGGAGTTCTGTCGGGGTTTGTGGTGTGTATTGGTACTCTGTCGACTTCGGAATCGGTAATCGATGGGAACGAATGGAGGCGCTGGTACTTCGTGGCCCAGATCGTGTCGACGTCGAGCTGCCTCACGGTGCTGATGCAGCTCAGCCTGGCCGCGACCGTGGTGCTGTACATGTACTGCAAGGCTCTGCACGGAGAGCTGGCCATTGAGATCGCCGAGGAGTTCGCGAGGGAGTACGTTAGTCTGCCCTTCGATGACGAGAAGGTCTTATGTCGCGCACGCTTGATCGATTCGTGA